In Actinomycetota bacterium, a single genomic region encodes these proteins:
- a CDS encoding aldolase, producing MTAPRLRDTDLDALDRRLAPADAELAARYPGDSGARQPVHTVYVPADQMTPGLPAGWGAQALAALEEHAAAAPALAAATGLDPALVGRVHGGVLAKLEREPIEDLRLDFEDGYGPRPPAEEDGHALGAARALAGALAGAAPPPYVGLRVKCLEAATRRRGLRTLDLFLGALLAETGLPDGFVVTLPKVTDVRQVEAMALVCGLLEEAHGLGDGRLRFEIQVETPQSILAADGTATVARLVHAAGGRCSGLHYGTYDYSAACGIAAAYQSMDHPAADHAKAVMQVAAAGTGVRLSDGSTNVLPVGDRAAVHAAWRLHARLVRRSLERGYWQGWDMHPAQLPTRYLATYAFFREGLPASAARLRAYAERTGGGVLDEPATAQALASFVARGLDCGALTEAEVRELTGLDRAAVDGYARRSGSR from the coding sequence ATGACCGCTCCCCGCCTGCGCGACACCGACCTGGACGCGCTCGACCGGCGCCTCGCCCCGGCCGACGCCGAGCTCGCCGCCCGCTACCCGGGGGACTCCGGGGCCCGGCAGCCGGTCCACACCGTCTACGTCCCGGCCGACCAGATGACCCCCGGCCTGCCCGCCGGCTGGGGGGCGCAGGCCCTGGCCGCCCTGGAGGAGCACGCCGCCGCCGCCCCCGCCCTGGCCGCGGCCACCGGGCTCGACCCGGCCCTGGTCGGGCGGGTGCACGGTGGCGTGCTGGCCAAGCTGGAGCGGGAGCCGATCGAGGACCTGCGCCTCGACTTCGAGGACGGCTACGGGCCGCGGCCGCCGGCCGAGGAGGACGGCCACGCCCTCGGCGCCGCCCGGGCGCTGGCCGGCGCGCTCGCCGGGGCCGCGCCCCCGCCGTACGTGGGCCTGCGGGTCAAGTGCCTGGAGGCGGCGACCCGGCGCCGGGGGCTGCGGACCCTCGACCTGTTCCTGGGGGCGCTGCTGGCCGAGACCGGGCTCCCGGACGGGTTCGTGGTCACCCTGCCCAAGGTGACCGACGTGCGCCAGGTGGAGGCCATGGCCCTGGTCTGCGGGCTGCTGGAGGAGGCGCACGGGCTGGGCGACGGGCGGCTGCGGTTCGAGATCCAGGTCGAGACCCCGCAGTCGATCCTGGCCGCCGACGGCACGGCCACCGTGGCCCGGCTCGTCCACGCCGCCGGCGGCCGCTGCTCGGGCCTCCACTACGGCACCTACGACTACAGCGCCGCCTGCGGGATCGCCGCCGCCTACCAGAGCATGGACCACCCGGCGGCCGACCACGCCAAGGCGGTCATGCAGGTGGCGGCCGCCGGCACCGGGGTGCGCCTGTCCGACGGGTCCACCAACGTGCTCCCGGTGGGCGACCGGGCGGCCGTCCACGCCGCCTGGCGGCTGCACGCCCGGCTGGTCCGCCGCTCGCTGGAGCGCGGCTACTGGCAGGGCTGGGACATGCACCCGGCGCAGCTGCCCACCCGCTACCTGGCCACCTACGCCTTCTTCCGTGAGGGCCTGCCCGCGTCGGCGGCCCGGCTGCGGGCCTATGCCGAGCGGACCGGCGGCGGGGTCCTGGACGAGCCGGCCACCGCCCAGGCTTTGGCCTCCTTCGTGGCCCGCGGCCTCGACTGCGGCGCCCTGACCGAGGCCGAGGTGCGGGAGCTGACCGGCCTGGACCGGGCCGCGGTGGACGGCTACGCCAGGCGTTCCGGGTCCCGCTGA
- the uraD gene encoding 2-oxo-4-hydroxy-4-carboxy-5-ureidoimidazoline decarboxylase yields MARTDERDQQASGRGAVHPVDEVLPVPRLAVYGFQHVLAFYAGAVIVPILLASAIDLTPEQLAYLINADLFTCGIASIIQSVGFWKIGVRLPLLQGVTFAAVSPMIAIGLAEGGGVPGLKAIYGSVIVAGIFAFLVAPFFARLIRLFPPIVTGTVITIIGIVLLSVAALDAGGGGASQFTDPPTFGALRNLALAGFTLLIILVIYRMFTGFVATVAVLIGLVVGTLVGWLFDFTDFSRVAGADVLGVTTPFYFGAPTFNAAAIISMVIVMLITMVETTGDVFAAGEIVEKPVDKEDVARALRADGLATTLGGILNSFPYTCFAENVGLVRLTKIKSRWVVATAGLFMILIGLVPKVGAIVAAIPPPVLGGAGFALFGTVAVIGIQTLRRVDFHDERNVIILAVSLGFAMTPTVYPTITSFFPEAVRTIISSGITLGSISAILLNLVFNVWGGRSNLVTRVLPVPRHEDVLSIDQVNQMDREQFVATFGPLFQGAAWISEQAFDAHPFENVYDLRRAFHDALFDAPPERQLELIRQYPDLAGAATREGRLPTQSVVDQAIAGLDRLSSDEYTSFDELNRAYREKFGFPLVVAVRENTKETILKSGNARLQNSPAAEQAAALVEIAKIANLRLLDIVEEPVDQPVA; encoded by the coding sequence ATGGCCAGGACAGACGAGCGCGACCAACAGGCATCCGGCCGTGGCGCCGTCCACCCGGTGGACGAGGTCCTCCCGGTTCCGAGACTGGCCGTCTACGGGTTCCAGCACGTGCTGGCCTTCTACGCCGGCGCCGTCATCGTGCCCATCCTGCTCGCCAGCGCCATCGACCTCACCCCCGAGCAGCTCGCCTACCTGATCAACGCCGACCTGTTCACCTGCGGCATCGCCTCGATCATCCAGTCGGTCGGCTTCTGGAAGATCGGCGTGCGGCTGCCCCTGCTCCAGGGGGTCACCTTCGCCGCCGTCTCCCCGATGATCGCCATCGGCCTGGCCGAGGGCGGCGGCGTGCCCGGCCTCAAGGCCATCTACGGCTCGGTGATCGTCGCCGGGATCTTCGCCTTCCTGGTCGCGCCCTTCTTCGCCAGGCTGATCCGGCTGTTCCCGCCGATCGTCACCGGCACCGTCATCACCATCATCGGCATCGTGCTGCTGTCGGTGGCCGCCCTGGACGCCGGCGGCGGCGGGGCCAGCCAGTTCACCGACCCGCCAACCTTCGGGGCGCTCCGGAACCTGGCCCTGGCCGGCTTCACCCTGCTGATCATCCTGGTCATCTACCGGATGTTCACCGGCTTCGTGGCCACCGTCGCCGTGCTCATCGGCCTGGTCGTCGGCACCCTGGTCGGCTGGCTGTTCGACTTCACCGACTTCAGCCGGGTCGCCGGGGCCGACGTGCTCGGGGTCACCACCCCCTTCTACTTCGGCGCCCCCACCTTCAACGCGGCCGCGATCATCTCGATGGTGATCGTGATGCTGATCACCATGGTCGAGACCACCGGCGACGTGTTCGCCGCCGGCGAGATCGTCGAGAAGCCGGTCGACAAGGAGGACGTGGCCCGGGCCCTCCGGGCCGACGGGCTGGCCACCACCCTCGGCGGCATCCTCAACTCCTTCCCCTACACCTGCTTCGCCGAGAACGTCGGGCTGGTCCGGCTGACCAAGATCAAGAGCCGCTGGGTGGTGGCCACCGCCGGGCTGTTCATGATCCTCATCGGGCTGGTCCCCAAGGTCGGGGCCATCGTCGCCGCCATCCCGCCGCCGGTGCTCGGCGGGGCCGGGTTCGCCCTGTTCGGCACCGTGGCCGTGATCGGCATCCAGACCCTGCGCCGGGTCGACTTCCACGACGAGCGCAACGTCATCATCCTGGCCGTCAGCCTCGGCTTCGCCATGACGCCGACGGTCTACCCGACGATCACCAGCTTCTTCCCCGAGGCGGTGCGGACGATCATCTCCAGCGGCATCACCCTCGGCAGCATCAGCGCGATCCTGCTCAACCTGGTCTTCAACGTCTGGGGGGGCAGGAGCAACCTGGTCACCCGGGTGCTGCCGGTCCCCCGCCACGAGGACGTCCTCAGCATCGACCAGGTCAACCAGATGGACCGGGAGCAGTTCGTGGCCACCTTCGGGCCCCTGTTCCAGGGCGCCGCCTGGATCTCCGAGCAGGCCTTCGACGCCCACCCCTTCGAGAACGTCTACGACCTGCGCCGGGCCTTCCACGACGCCCTGTTCGACGCCCCGCCCGAGCGCCAGCTGGAGCTGATCCGCCAGTACCCGGACCTGGCCGGCGCGGCCACCCGCGAGGGCCGGCTGCCCACCCAGTCGGTGGTCGACCAGGCGATCGCCGGCCTGGACCGGCTCAGCAGCGACGAGTACACCTCCTTCGACGAGCTCAACCGCGCCTACCGGGAGAAGTTCGGCTTCCCGCTGGTGGTGGCCGTGCGCGAGAACACCAAGGAGACCATCCTCAAGTCGGGCAAC